The following are encoded together in the Robertmurraya sp. FSL R5-0851 genome:
- a CDS encoding MFS transporter has product MAQTATVQEFKKTDSATTYKILFIIALCHLLNDSIQSVVPAMFPILEQSMGLSFTQLGIIGFSLNIVSSIMQPFVGMITDRKPMPFALPIGLMFTLIGVLGLAFAPSFLLIVISVVFIGLGSAVFHPEGSRVAYMAAGPRRGLAQSIYQVGGNSGQALAPLITALILVPFGQKGAGWFTIVAAVAVGLLVYIAFWYANKLKIDGHKPKEMKKIAPASFSFQRQIRFYLLVILFLIFARSWYISGITNYYAFYAIDKYSFSIQQAQLYLFVFLVAGALGTFFGGPLADRFGKKTIILLSMISSAPITILLPFVPHYFAVVLLAIAGFILMSSFSVTVVYAQELVPGKIGTMAGLTVGLAFGMGALGSVFLGILADTIGLTLTIISTGFLPLLGFLTLLLPSDKQIADIYK; this is encoded by the coding sequence ATGGCACAGACTGCTACTGTTCAAGAATTTAAAAAAACTGACAGTGCAACAACTTATAAAATCTTATTCATCATCGCATTATGTCACTTATTAAACGATTCGATTCAGTCGGTTGTACCCGCTATGTTCCCTATCCTTGAACAATCAATGGGTCTAAGCTTTACTCAATTAGGAATCATTGGTTTTTCACTAAATATTGTATCCTCGATCATGCAGCCCTTTGTTGGAATGATTACAGATCGTAAGCCTATGCCATTTGCTTTACCCATCGGCTTGATGTTTACTTTAATAGGAGTTCTAGGGCTAGCTTTTGCCCCTAGCTTCTTACTAATTGTCATATCGGTGGTCTTTATTGGCTTAGGATCAGCTGTTTTCCATCCTGAAGGTTCAAGGGTTGCCTATATGGCAGCAGGACCAAGAAGAGGGCTTGCACAGTCCATATATCAAGTTGGGGGTAATTCCGGGCAAGCACTAGCTCCATTAATTACGGCTCTTATACTCGTTCCTTTTGGTCAAAAAGGGGCAGGCTGGTTTACAATTGTCGCAGCAGTTGCAGTGGGGTTACTGGTTTATATTGCTTTTTGGTACGCGAACAAGCTAAAGATAGATGGTCATAAACCAAAAGAAATGAAGAAAATAGCGCCTGCATCATTTTCATTTCAACGACAAATTCGCTTCTATTTGCTTGTGATCTTATTCTTAATCTTCGCTCGTTCCTGGTATATTTCAGGAATCACTAATTACTACGCGTTTTATGCAATTGATAAGTACAGCTTTTCTATACAGCAAGCTCAGCTTTATTTATTTGTGTTTCTAGTTGCAGGAGCATTAGGTACTTTTTTCGGTGGACCGTTAGCTGACAGGTTTGGGAAAAAAACCATCATCTTGTTATCCATGATTAGTTCTGCTCCAATCACCATTTTGCTTCCCTTCGTGCCTCATTATTTCGCAGTCGTTTTACTGGCAATAGCGGGCTTCATACTTATGTCTAGTTTTTCAGTAACCGTTGTTTATGCCCAAGAACTCGTTCCCGGGAAGATAGGGACAATGGCAGGTTTGACAGTAGGATTAGCTTTTGGAATGGGAGCTTTAGGATCGGTATTTTTAGGTATATTAGCAGATACAATTGGATTGACTTTAACAATTATATCAACCGGTTTTCTCCCATTACTTGGGTTTCTAACACTTCTGCTTCCATCTGACAAACAAATTGCAGATATATACAAATAA